The genome window AgaatttacaattacaattataaatacaaattagcTTATGGAAGTCGGTGGCTGGACAGCAATGACGAAGAGGCGGCAAACATAGCGTGTGCCGACTGTACCACATAAAGTAGATAGACACATGACATGAATTACAGCAACAACGTTGATACCTAACTAAAAGTAATTACTACAACTTTCTATATATAAGATATTTTCTGTCTAAGCCTAAGAGTATGCtgtgattttttcaaattctaCTTTGAACGCGAATCTCAAGTcttgactgcgactgcgactgtgactgAGATGGGAGTCCTGAGTTCTAGACGGATGACTCGTAGATGACAATTTGTAGAACTTTAGGCTTGCTATTCTGTGCATCCTTCACCTCCTTGAGTATGGCATTTGTGATGGCCTCCAGGGCGGCAATATCCGAATTGTGTTGGTTCTTCTTGTTGCTATTCCACTTGGGCATGGATACCTGTAacatcaatttattattaacaagtaacaacaacacccAGATACTCAGTACCCTTGACTTGGCAGTAAACAAACTAAAAGCaatgaaacaaatatttaactattcaaaaaacaaaaattaaaaccaaatttggtcagactGCACCAAGTGCATATTTTGTGAGATGGGTTGAGATAcatgtataaacaaaaaagttattcgtacttaatgttgattttcgattgattttaaattataactcGCCaaagtttacttttaatcgacaactttcatttgattctgagatctttaatttttgttgtaaaaaataatgaaaaattgaacaaaCATATTGATTTGTAAAGTTGTCAGACCAACTTCAAGCATtctaactttgtcaaaacttaatcgATTTTTTAGCGAAATGTTATTCTGATCATGGTTTTTTACCTCAAAAATTGTCTCTCTTAGTTTCGATTTTAAGGCCTGACTTCAGCAGGcccggaaataaaaattcttgtcaagcatcatataaaaaaatactgcaggaattttcttcgttttttttttatgaagtttgacaggaatttttatttccgggcgctttatttttcttttaaaaagaaaatgtaaaatagttttttcgGAACGTACCACAAGCTAAACCGGAAGCGAAACCGATATTTGCTTCGGTTTGATTCCGGGCTCTAATAACCTTATAGTCTTTGAGTACTGAGTATAAGAACTTCTTTAGTTGAGGCCCTTTAACTTACGGTTAAAACTTTTTGCAATGTCGCATAGTCAAGGCCCGTGCCCGCCGTTTCGCCCAGACGACGTAATGTCTCCGCCATGGGACCGGATAGTTCCTGTAACCATAAaagtttcatttatatttttattatttgagtgCATACTTGAACGAAGTTAAATTACCTGCAGCTTGGCCCAACTGGTCGCATACTGACGACGCACCAGCTCAATAATGGTCGAAGTTAATGCCAGTCCAATGAGTATATACAGTGTGCAGAGTAGCATATAGTTGGGTTTCTCTGTGGGCAACATAAAGTAGTGACTATTTTAGCAGCTGTCATCTGTagcttaagatttttaaatacacacTGGGAACGAGATCTCCGAAGCCAATTGTTGTCATCGTTATGAAACAAAAGTAGAAGCCATCAAAGAATGTCCAATCATCCTCCCAGAGCAGCAAAAGTCCAGCCCCAGCAGCCAAATAGACACCCAGAAATCCTACAGCCAGAATCGCGTAGAACCAGGTCTTTCCAATAAAGTTCGTGAACTTTGGTTTTTCTATAgacaaatagaataaaatttataaaaaaaaaaactagtcggaaaggctatagtcgagatcccgaccatagaatacccgttacttatttaaatataataaataataaaaactactgcatacttttgggtgcttgtattgaaaaaattatttataactatGTTTaactattactgccgttctactagTCCGATCTAGTTGCGATTAAGTGAGATActagataatattaaaagctaacattaattatcttaaaaactgtgagtGTGCTGATTTTTCGCGAAcataatataccctttaatttattttttaagtaacgtgtataataaatgatataaaaagtAATGTATTAGTTAGAAGAGTTTATCTTACTGGGCATATGTTTGCCGAAGACGGACACGGCACTGGCAAAGAGTCTGCCCCAGTCGGCGATGACTGTCAGCGTGAAGGGTATTCCGATGAGggcaaagcaaatgcaaaacacCCGACCACTGATCGTAACTGGCACAATGTTGCCATAGCCTGTAGATAAAAGTTAAAGGtacgtaaaatatttaattaaacattgtGATTGTATACAGCATagatcgttttttttttgacgattGAGAATAGTTTTCTCAGTATTTTAAAGATTTCTCTTAGTTTTTATGACCCGAATTAGGGatcacaaaatttatttttactttaaagcatataataactataactttaaatatttttaaaaattatatgttcatgtgtgttttaaaattagacgagatttttttttgattaagtgttacttgtttttatacctaagagatatttttaaagctctCAGATTTTATTCCAGAGAACTTTATTTAACTccacaaagtatgcaacgaaTTTTTCGAATAAGTCTCAATGCTTACAAATGATTTTGAAGATGTTTGGTGTAAAGATTGTCAAAACCCAtcgttttatgttttatgatatAATTTTTCGTATAATCATAGTAAACATGAGAGCAATCCGACTTTCAAAGTATTGTGTTAATAATTACATTGCAGAATATTCTTTTATGAAATCCAAAGACGAtcttaagttagttttattgtGTATTTCCGACTTACCTATGGTGGTTAACACAGTTGATGAGAAGAACACAGCTTGCAGTATGCTCCAGCGCTCATAGGGCTCTGGAAAGTCTTTATCGGCTAAGATAAGCAGCCCGCCCTCGGCCGCCTGCTGTACGGCCTAGAAATATTCCAATTTCACGATATTAAGATAAcactcaaatatataaaaatataatacgaATGAATTTTACAGACTTTAAGGATgttttttttgaaatctaTGCCGATCTAAATTTCACTTTCCCAAGAATCACAcagaaatacaaacaaatgtatagcatacttttcgggGGAGTGAATTCATCgatttccaaaaatatttactctaaatatttttgcgaAATGCAATCAAAAGTCAAATGGAAAACTAGTGGAAAAGTTAAACAATTTCTTACCGCTTCATATTTGGCCAGCTCAAAGGCTAGCAGCTCATTGAGATTGTTCACCTCGGTGTTGTTGAGAATGGTGCTCATAAAGCGCTCCCGTTGTGTCTTTACCACATCCTTCAGCTGTGTCAGACGCTCCACCTCCGCGGGTCGCTCCAAATGGCGAAAGATCTGCATAAAGAATATggagaaaattgcaaattacaCAGGCAACGCTGCattagcatttaattaaagtgtGCCGCATAATAAATAgcacccatacccatacccatacccacacacacacagacacacatacaggaAAGGCAGTGATGGGGTGAAAGGGGGTTAAGTGAACTTTGATAGCATCATTAAGTCTATGGCGGTACTCAGTGCAATTTATCGGCAGTTGATTGATGGCCAGGCCATTCTGCACTTTGGCTGTCCTGTCTACGTTCTGTCTAtccatgttgttgttcttagtataccctgtaaacataaAAGTGACTTCAAAGTGTATCTTGACTATAGCCAAGTCGTTTCGACATCGATTTAAATGATAAGAATCCaccattttctttatttaaggTAAATTTTCTGCAAACATTCTCATGGTATGATCACGAATGCGAATGGtatgatcaaaataaataaatttttaaatgttatcaaaaataaaataataactattgGAAccatttttagaaaattggtGTAACAAACTTATAGATGGTTGATAAACAAAAAGTAacgtaaaattttgtttaattgttttctGTCTTGAAGAATAGAATTGATTAAGCTactttatctatatatatttacacggttagaaaattccaaattttttgaacttactatatgattttttttttttatagggaAAACTGTgatttacaaatttgaaaattattctCATTCAAGAAAAGCAAATAACAGAATGTGTCGCAGTCTAGCATTTGCAACTTAACCATTTTTACAAGCCATTTGTGTATTTAAAGGCAGGGGAATATCATTAAGTAACTCACAGTGGAACTAACAAAACTCTTAAGCTAATTTCTTTTCTAAAGTGTAAAACTCAGCAGAGTTCCAACTTTAGATCTctgaaaacaaatcaaataataagaatCTAAAAATAGTTTGAAGTGTGCAACAATGTGGCATAATTTTGGAATATCATAGGCTGATTGTATAAACTGATTCTGGCTCGACCTTTGCCATTTTGGCCTCAGCCGTTACCCTCGTTATGGTCAGGCCAACGTATTGGAAAAGCcataaaacaaatgcaattaaattatactcatactcattGGCAATAAGAAATTTTCCTCAATTGTTTTGTGcgttgaattttgatttttgatctTCAGATTTAGTGGTTACTCAAAAATTAGACAAACAATATAGCAGTAGTCGACTCGACAATACCCTACAGGCAGCTCTAGATCcgagtataaaaataagtaaatagatattagggtgcatcgatttttgcgaaaaaaaagaatggtACGtcatattcgtaatctacggtcaattctaaaatgttttaaggacaatttaTCTTTGTATTTAAAAGTCCTGGGCCTGACACGAGctttgataccaatcttgtcaggacCGGACTAAAAATACTAAGGATTTGGTAATAAttcatgataaaaattataaaaaaaacacgtttttcaactcaaaaaaccGGGTACTAGGAATTGAtcttagaactatggtttttTTCGAGAAAACATCTTTAAATTGACCGTAGATCGATGCACTCTAATAGATAATGTATATCAAAACACACCCATTTTTCGTTCCGTTTTACGAGTACAGGGTATGCAAAGAAATATTCTTTCAATTTCTCACACATCAtcacaataaatttgtttaacatgTAGTACGCGCTTTTgcttagtttttgttgttataaaaatagtttcacaaattgatttgtGTTTTACTttcaacacacaaaaaaaaaaaaaaaaaaaaaagaagaagcaactAAAGATGAACCAAATTCGCActtgaaattcaattgaaatgtgtCAGCCATTTTTCTTAGTTGCACCCAACTACTTGCACTAAGTGTTCGACATGCCACATTTGCC of Drosophila innubila isolate TH190305 chromosome X, UK_Dinn_1.0, whole genome shotgun sequence contains these proteins:
- the LOC117789732 gene encoding TWiK family of potassium channels protein 7, which gives rise to MPNKARSTADYDSQDEANTELLEKLKHLDRRVEAVESGGGLCSRSSACWQSLKWKSALNHIGLLVSLSIYCGVGGLIFRHLERPAEVERLTQLKDVVKTQRERFMSTILNNTEVNNLNELLAFELAKYEAAVQQAAEGGLLILADKDFPEPYERWSILQAVFFSSTVLTTIGYGNIVPVTISGRVFCICFALIGIPFTLTVIADWGRLFASAVSVFGKHMPKKPKFTNFIGKTWFYAILAVGFLGVYLAAGAGLLLLWEDDWTFFDGFYFCFITMTTIGFGDLVPKKPNYMLLCTLYILIGLALTSTIIELVRRQYATSWAKLQELSGPMAETLRRLGETAGTGLDYATLQKVLTVSMPKWNSNKKNQHNSDIAALEAITNAILKEVKDAQNSKPKVLQIVIYESSV